One segment of Streptomyces sp. YIM 121038 DNA contains the following:
- a CDS encoding GNAT family N-acyltransferase: protein MPATPATPATPSASPPAPAPGRTSGTRPAYVPSIAHSEEQIRAAQRLRFQVFGEELGAALDTPLPGHDIDAFDALADHLIVTETTSGAVVGTYRLIPPGRGELSYSAGEFDLSALAPLRPATIEAGRSCVHPDHRSGAVINLMWSALARYVLLSGHRYLAGCASVPLADGGTAAASAWLLGTAKHASPPELRVHPHRPWTPPEQRAGHRPTYADLPPLLRGYLRLGAWMCGAPAHDPDFDSADFFVVLDTQRLNERHRRFFLGDEGSRGSV, encoded by the coding sequence ATGCCCGCGACACCTGCGACCCCCGCGACCCCGTCGGCGTCCCCGCCCGCCCCGGCCCCCGGCCGGACCTCCGGGACCCGCCCCGCCTACGTCCCCTCCATCGCCCACTCCGAGGAGCAGATCCGCGCCGCCCAGCGCCTGCGCTTCCAGGTGTTCGGCGAGGAGCTGGGCGCCGCCCTCGACACGCCCCTGCCCGGACACGACATCGACGCCTTCGACGCGCTCGCGGACCATCTGATCGTCACCGAGACCACGAGCGGCGCCGTCGTCGGCACCTACCGGCTCATCCCGCCCGGCCGCGGCGAGCTCTCCTACTCGGCGGGCGAGTTCGACCTGAGCGCCCTGGCCCCGCTGCGGCCCGCGACCATCGAGGCCGGACGGTCCTGCGTCCACCCCGACCACCGCTCCGGCGCCGTCATCAACCTGATGTGGTCCGCGCTCGCCCGCTACGTCCTGCTCTCCGGCCACCGCTATCTCGCGGGCTGCGCCTCCGTGCCGCTGGCCGACGGCGGCACCGCGGCCGCGAGCGCCTGGCTGCTCGGCACCGCCAAGCACGCCTCGCCGCCCGAGCTGCGCGTCCACCCGCACCGGCCGTGGACACCGCCCGAGCAGCGCGCCGGACACCGGCCGACGTACGCCGACCTGCCGCCGCTGCTGCGCGGATACCTGCGCCTGGGGGCCTGGATGTGCGGGGCGCCCGCGCACGACCCCGACTTCGACTCCGCCGACTTCTTCGTGGTGCTCGACACCCAGCGGCTCAACGAGCGCCACCGCCGCTTCTTCCTCGGCGACGAGGGATCCCGGGGGTCCGTGTGA
- a CDS encoding CaiB/BaiF CoA-transferase family protein, with protein MPHPLPLTGITVLSLEQAVAAPFATRQLADLGARVIKVERPGGGDFARRYDTTVHGQASYFVWLNRSKESLTLDVKSARGQEVLRELLARADVFVQNLAPGAAARLGLSAEELQARHPSLVTCAVSGYGTSGPWAHRKAYDLLVQCQTGLLSLTGTPEEAVRVGISVADIAAGMYAYSGILSALYTRATTGRAPAVEVSLFDALAEWMSQPAYYTRYGGTQPPRVGARHATVAPYGVFTARDGKEVLFSVQNEPEWVALCRVFLGRPELADEPRFATGPARVAHREELDGIVAARCAELDGEEAVALLDAANIAHAGVNSVAEFLEHPVLTERGRWREVGLPGGAPPMRALLPPAGLSGVRPRMGPVPAAGEHTEKILAELGRGPDGRARPLPRGANGTPRPGEAGA; from the coding sequence ATGCCGCACCCCCTGCCCCTGACCGGCATCACCGTGCTGAGCCTCGAACAAGCCGTGGCCGCCCCGTTCGCCACCCGCCAGCTCGCCGACCTCGGCGCGCGCGTGATCAAGGTGGAGCGGCCGGGCGGCGGCGACTTCGCCCGCCGCTACGACACCACCGTGCACGGCCAGGCCAGCTATTTCGTCTGGCTGAACCGCTCCAAGGAGTCGCTCACCCTGGACGTGAAGTCCGCGCGCGGGCAGGAGGTGCTGCGCGAACTCCTCGCGCGGGCCGACGTGTTCGTGCAGAACCTCGCGCCGGGCGCGGCCGCCCGGCTCGGCCTCTCGGCCGAGGAACTCCAGGCCCGCCACCCGTCCCTCGTCACCTGCGCGGTCAGCGGCTACGGCACGTCCGGACCCTGGGCCCACCGCAAGGCCTACGACCTGCTCGTGCAGTGCCAGACGGGGCTGCTCTCGCTCACCGGAACGCCGGAGGAGGCCGTGCGCGTCGGCATCTCGGTGGCCGACATCGCGGCCGGGATGTACGCGTACAGCGGCATCCTGTCGGCGCTGTACACGCGGGCGACGACCGGCCGGGCCCCGGCGGTCGAGGTGTCCCTGTTCGACGCGCTCGCCGAGTGGATGAGCCAGCCCGCGTACTACACCCGCTACGGCGGCACCCAGCCGCCGCGCGTCGGCGCCCGGCACGCGACGGTCGCGCCGTACGGCGTGTTCACGGCGCGCGACGGCAAGGAGGTCCTGTTCTCGGTGCAGAACGAGCCGGAGTGGGTGGCGCTGTGCCGGGTGTTCCTCGGCCGCCCGGAGCTGGCCGACGAGCCGCGCTTCGCCACGGGCCCGGCCCGGGTCGCGCACCGCGAGGAGCTCGACGGGATCGTCGCGGCGCGGTGCGCCGAGCTGGACGGCGAGGAGGCGGTGGCCCTGCTCGACGCCGCGAACATCGCTCACGCGGGCGTCAACTCGGTCGCCGAGTTCCTGGAGCACCCCGTCCTGACCGAGCGCGGGCGCTGGCGGGAGGTGGGTCTTCCGGGCGGCGCGCCCCCGATGCGCGCCCTCCTGCCGCCCGCCGGGCTCTCGGGGGTGCGCCCCCGGATGGGCCCGGTGCCCGCGGCGGGCGAGCACACGGAGAAGATCCTGGCCGAGCTGGGGCGCGGCCCCGACGGCCGCGCCCGGCCGCTCCCTCGGGGCGCGAACGGCACGCCGCGCCCCGGGGAGGCGGGCGCGTGA
- a CDS encoding acyl-CoA dehydrogenase family protein, which yields MSAPDGLPPAERLAVATVRDFVDRRVRPVVRDLEHSDTYPEALVEEMKRLGVFGLAVPEEYGGTPVSTPCFVLVTEELARGWMSLAGAMGGHTVVVKLLLRFGTDAQRARWLPLLATGEVRAAMALTEPDGGSDLQALRTVARRDGAGYVVNGAKTWITNARRSGLFALLCKTDPEAEPRHRGISVLLAEPGPGLTVARDLPKLGYKGVESCELLLEDFRAGPDALLGGVEGHGFGQMMHGLETGRLQVAARALGVGRAAFEDALRYAQEREAFGKPIWRHQSVGNYLADMATSLTAARQLTLYAARAADAGRRADLEAGMAKLCASETAMRIALDAVRVHGGHGYSTEFDVERYFRDAPLMIVGEGTNEIQRNVIVRQLIARGGLE from the coding sequence GTGAGCGCGCCGGACGGTCTGCCGCCCGCCGAGCGCCTGGCCGTCGCCACGGTGCGGGACTTCGTGGACCGGCGGGTCCGGCCCGTCGTCCGCGACCTGGAGCACTCCGACACGTATCCCGAGGCGCTCGTCGAGGAGATGAAGCGGCTCGGCGTGTTCGGGCTCGCGGTCCCGGAGGAGTACGGCGGGACGCCCGTGTCGACGCCGTGCTTCGTCCTGGTCACCGAGGAGCTGGCGCGCGGCTGGATGAGCCTCGCGGGCGCCATGGGCGGCCACACCGTCGTGGTGAAGCTGCTGCTGCGGTTCGGCACCGACGCGCAGCGGGCGCGGTGGCTGCCGCTCCTGGCCACCGGCGAGGTCCGCGCGGCGATGGCCCTGACCGAGCCGGACGGCGGCTCCGACCTCCAGGCGCTGCGCACCGTGGCCCGCCGCGACGGCGCCGGGTACGTGGTGAACGGCGCGAAGACGTGGATCACCAACGCCCGCCGCTCCGGCCTGTTCGCCCTGCTGTGCAAGACCGACCCCGAGGCCGAGCCGCGCCACCGGGGCATCTCCGTGCTGCTCGCCGAGCCCGGCCCCGGCCTGACGGTCGCGCGGGACCTGCCGAAGCTCGGCTACAAGGGCGTGGAGAGCTGCGAGCTGCTCCTGGAGGACTTCCGCGCGGGCCCGGACGCGCTGCTCGGCGGGGTCGAGGGGCACGGCTTCGGCCAGATGATGCACGGCCTGGAGACCGGGCGCCTCCAGGTGGCGGCGCGGGCGCTCGGCGTGGGCCGCGCCGCGTTCGAGGACGCGCTGCGCTATGCCCAGGAGCGCGAGGCGTTCGGCAAGCCCATCTGGCGCCACCAGTCCGTCGGCAACTACCTGGCGGACATGGCGACGTCACTGACGGCGGCGCGCCAGCTGACCCTGTACGCGGCGCGCGCGGCCGACGCGGGACGCCGCGCCGACCTGGAGGCGGGGATGGCCAAGCTGTGCGCGTCGGAGACGGCCATGAGGATCGCGCTCGACGCCGTGCGGGTGCACGGCGGGCACGGCTACTCGACGGAGTTCGACGTCGAACGCTACTTCCGCGACGCCCCGTTGATGATCGTCGGCGAGGGCACCAACGAGATCCAGCGGAACGTGATCGTGCGTCAGCTCATCGCCCGCGGCGGCCTGGAGTGA